In one Poecilia reticulata strain Guanapo linkage group LG8, Guppy_female_1.0+MT, whole genome shotgun sequence genomic region, the following are encoded:
- the LOC103468546 gene encoding platelet-derived growth factor subunit B-like: MVDRNNANFLLWPPCEEVQRCSGCCRVRNTQCVSNATNTRNVEVTKIVFNERPTFAKVVVSVVDHMDCTCQLSPSPALLKKRDTHRLHSHLHRHQILGPAPAQGQVRILLCAFSIIRIKGLTLITRVQNALISFTVISEHLMLA, from the exons ATGGTGGACCGCAACAACGCCAACTTTCTACTGTGGCCGCCGTGCGAGGAAGTCCAGCGCTGCTCTGGCTGCTGTAGGGTCAGGAACACACAGTGCGTTTCCAATGCCACAAACACCAGAAATGTGGAG GTCACAAAGATCGTGTTCAATGAAAGACCCACTTTTGCTAAGGTTGTGGTGTCGGTCGTGGATCACATGGATTGCACATGTCAGCTTTCGCCAAGCCCCGCTCTGCTCAAGAAGAGAGACACTCACAGGCTGCACAGCCACCTGCATCGACATCAGATCCTCGGCCCGGCACCGGCGCAAGGACAGGTACGAATTTTACTCTGCGCGTTCTCCATCATCCGGATTAAAGGTTTAACATTAATAACTAGGGTACAGAATGCATTAATCAGTTTTACTGTAATCTCTGAACATCTGATGTTAGCATGA